ACAAGTTGTCCACTTCCGGCGCGAACACCGAGTTCGACGGCGTGAAGAACAGGCTGCCGGCTTCCGCCAACAAGGATAAAGTGCTGAGCAAATTCATCATGCTTTAGCGCGTGGTGACAGAGATGTTCTCTTGGACGGGCAGGTTCGGATCGGACGCTTCCGCCGCTTGTTTGCGTTTGCGGAGATAGTTGGCCGCCCAATACGGAACGAGATACGCCAGCAATGCGACCAACATGGCCGCCCCGCCGAGTTTCATAATATTCGCAGCCGTCGGCCCATAGGCGCCGGTGGTTGGATCGTAGTGAAAGCAAAACAGCAGAAAGCGGTCGGTCGTCGTGCCGATCTTCCCTTCGCTCGCTTCGACCAGCGACAGGCGAAGCGTTTGCGGCGGAAAATCGACGCCATACATGTAGCGAGAAATGCGTCCGTCCGGAGTGCACAGCGTCAGCAGCGCCGGATGAGCGTACTCTTTACGCTCCGGCACATAGCGAAACGGAAACCCGATCGCATCGGCCAGCGTTTGGATGTTCTCTTTGCTACCGACCAGAAAGTGCCAACCGTCGGCGCTTTCGGGGCGACCATACAGGTCCAGGTACTTGGCTTTCGTCTCGGCCGCCTTCTCGGGCGTTTCGGTCGGGTCGATACTGACCGAAATCACCTGGTACTCCTCACCGGCGGTCCAGAGGACCTGATCCAGCCCCACCACCAAGGCGTTCAGCTGCACCCGGCAAAGCATCGGGCAGCTGGAGTAGTTCATCGAAAGGATGACCGGCTTGTTTCCTTCAAACAGATCGCCCAGGCGAACCGTTTCGCCCCGATCATCTTGAAAGGTGAGATCGAGCGGCAGTTTCTCATTGGAGTGTTCGACCACTTCCAAGCCGCGCAGCTCTTTCGGATCTTCGCCTGGCGCCACGGCGCGCACCGGCTGCACCATCCCCAGCAGGACGATCAGCAGCAAAGCGGCGTTGGTGAACTTGGCGATCGGCGACATCGGATCCTATTTCGCTTTCGTCGAGTATTCGTTCACGACCAACTGCATGGCGCGGTCGATCGGCAGGGCGACCTTGCCCTCTTGCTTGTTAACCCAGCCATAGTCGTTCATCGTCGCCCTTTGCGAGGCGATGATCGCGGCCGAGGCGTCGCTGCCCGGCTTGGCGACTTTGCTGTCATTGTGCAGGTAGTTGGCATACTGATGGTACCCGGCCTGCAAACCGACCACGATAGCGAATGTCAAAATCGCACTGACGAACCCGACCACGGCGATGACCGGGGTATTCAGGTCGTCGGCCTGGGCCGGCAGATGGGCGGCGTGTTCGGCATCGACTTCCGGAACGACAGCTTCCGGAACGACAGCTTCCGGAACGACAGCTTCCGGAACGACAGCTTCGGGAGCGGCAGTTTCTTGATCGACAGGTTCTTTATCGGCAGCGTCGGACATAGCCCAAAACCCCTTCGCTTGTTACAGGTTTTCCAACGTGAGCGCTTCGGTAAGTCGCGGATCTCGAAGCGCCAACAGCGGACGTTCGGCAGCGATCCAAGCGAGATTCCCGATGAAAAAGCCGCCCAAACCAATCAGGCACGCCAGTTCCATCAGTCCCAGCGGAAGCGCATCCGGCGAGAACTGCGGCATGACGAGCCAGTAAATGTCGAACCAGTGCATCACCAGAATGAACGTCGCCCAACCCACCATCAATGGGCGATTGCGGCGAACGTGGCGGGACATTGTTCCGAAAAACGGGATGATGAACTGTCCAAATAGTAACAGTAGCGAAACGTTCCGCCATGCGGCATTTTGTCGCACCAGGTACCAGACCGTTTCTTCCGGGATGTTGCCGTACCAGTACAGCAGGTACTGACTAAAGGCAATGTAACCCCAGAACAGGGTGAAGCCCCAGATGAATTTGCTCAGATCGTGGTAGCGGTCTACCGTAATCACCTCGGTCAATTTGCCCCACGACTGCAAGGTCGAGCAGCAGATCAGCGTGAACGAGAAGAAGGCCAACATTGCTCCGGCGAAGAAGTAGACGCCGAACATCGTGCTGAACCACATCGGATCGAGCGACATCGCCCAGTCGATCGACGCAAACGTCACCGTCAACGCGAACGCGAACACGACCAGCGGGCTCTTTTTTTCCATCCGCAGGGTCAGCTCCGGATCACCCGATTCGTCCTGAGCGGTCGATTTGGCGAAGAAGAACCGAGCGGCCAAGATCCAGACGGCGAAGTAGATCACCGCACGGATCGCAAAGAAGAACGAGTTCAGGTACGGGGCCTTCCCGGCCAAAACCGGATTGTGCTCCATCGCCTCGGCGCTGTTCCACGAGAAGAGCGAATCGCTTCCCGAGAGGACCGAGAACAAGATCGGCACGAACAGCAGCGCCATTGGCGCGAGCGTCATGGCGATGATTTCGGTAATGCGGCGGACCGAGGCGCTCCAACCGGCACGCGTCAGGTGCTGTAGGGCGATAAAGCCCAAGGCTCCCAGAGCGATGCTCAGAAAGAACAGGTAGTTGGTGAGGTAAGAGAAGAAGAAGTGACGCAGGCGATCCCCTTCAACCATGCCCATCACCAGCGCGACCAACAGCCCCGCCAGACCAGCGGCATATCCACCGACCATCAGCACCGAGCGAAGTCCTTCGCCCAGACGAACCGATTCGTCGTTGGCAACCTTGATTTCTTTTTTGTGGTGGCCCATGGTTTAGTTTCCTTGACCCTTCAGCGCGTCGGCTTCGATTTGCGGAACATCCTGAATCGTCGCGTCACGCGACTTCTGCAGCGCTTTCAGGTAGAGGACGATCGCCCAGCGATCTTCCGGCGAGATTTGAGCTCCGTAAGCCGGCATCTTGCGAATGCCGTTGGTAATCGTATTGAAGACTCGGCCAACCGGCTGCTTCGTGACGTTGGGGTCATGCAGGTTGGTCGGTTGCACCCAGGTCGGCTGCTCCATCTCAAAGGCGCGAAGCGACACCAGGCCGTTTCCTTCGCCCGAGACGCCATGGCAGACGGCGCAGTAAATGTTGAAGCGGGCTTGGCCACGCTCGATCAGAGCCGTGTCGACGTCGAGCGTTTCCGGGAAGCTGGTCACCCAATCTGGCTCCGGCGGCTTATCTTCCCCTTCCACGGCGGCGCCTTCCGCAGCGGCAGGTTCGCCGTCGGCCGGCGCGTCAACAGCCGGTTGTTCTTCGGCCGGTTGAG
The genomic region above belongs to Blastopirellula retiformator and contains:
- a CDS encoding SCO family protein is translated as MSPIAKFTNAALLLIVLLGMVQPVRAVAPGEDPKELRGLEVVEHSNEKLPLDLTFQDDRGETVRLGDLFEGNKPVILSMNYSSCPMLCRVQLNALVVGLDQVLWTAGEEYQVISVSIDPTETPEKAAETKAKYLDLYGRPESADGWHFLVGSKENIQTLADAIGFPFRYVPERKEYAHPALLTLCTPDGRISRYMYGVDFPPQTLRLSLVEASEGKIGTTTDRFLLFCFHYDPTTGAYGPTAANIMKLGGAAMLVALLAYLVPYWAANYLRKRKQAAEASDPNLPVQENISVTTR
- a CDS encoding quinol:cytochrome C oxidoreductase, giving the protein MGHHKKEIKVANDESVRLGEGLRSVLMVGGYAAGLAGLLVALVMGMVEGDRLRHFFFSYLTNYLFFLSIALGALGFIALQHLTRAGWSASVRRITEIIAMTLAPMALLFVPILFSVLSGSDSLFSWNSAEAMEHNPVLAGKAPYLNSFFFAIRAVIYFAVWILAARFFFAKSTAQDESGDPELTLRMEKKSPLVVFAFALTVTFASIDWAMSLDPMWFSTMFGVYFFAGAMLAFFSFTLICCSTLQSWGKLTEVITVDRYHDLSKFIWGFTLFWGYIAFSQYLLYWYGNIPEETVWYLVRQNAAWRNVSLLLLFGQFIIPFFGTMSRHVRRNRPLMVGWATFILVMHWFDIYWLVMPQFSPDALPLGLMELACLIGLGGFFIGNLAWIAAERPLLALRDPRLTEALTLENL